CTTTACAATCGGCCAGGCGCTCGCCTCGACCGTCCTTACGCTCATTATTGGCCTCCCCGGGGCGTACATCTTTGCCAAGTACGACTTTCCGGGCAAGAGGGTAATCAGGGCTATTCTGACAGTCCCCTTCGTAATGCCTGGTATAATGGTCGCCCTCGGCTTCATCCTCCTCTTCGGAAAGGACGGCTTCATAGCCCACCTCCTCGGACGCGACCCGGGGATAATCTACACGTGGAAGGCCATACTCCTCGCCCACGCCTTCTACAACTTCCCGATAGTGGTTAGAATGGTCTCGTCGCTCTGGCAACGCGTTAATCCCCACTACGAGGAGATGGCCAAAACGCTCGGTGCGCGGGGCTTCAGGCTTTTCTGGAAGGTGACCCTGCCCCTAATTTCGCCCGCAATCTTTGCCTCGGCGATGCTCACCTTTGTCTTCTGCTTCCTGAGCTTCTCAATCCCTCTAATCCTCGGTGGCTACCGCTACGTGACCATGGAGGTGGACATCTTCTCGACCGTCATGACCCTTCTTGACTTCCGGACCGGCTCCGCTCTGGCTGTGATTCAGATAACCCTGAGTGCCATCTTCATGTACCTCTACCTCCGCTCCCTTGAGGCGTACTCTAAGAGGGAGGAGCAGAGGGTTCTTCAAAGACCCCAGAAGCTCGGGCCGAGGGATTTTCTCAGTATCAGGGGGCTGGGTGTGGTCCTGTATTCGGTTCTCGTGTTCGTCTTCATCGTTGCCCCACTGCTGGCGATAGTTTACGACTCCCTTCTCTTCAACGGTCACCTCAGCCTTGAGAACTACCGCAGGGTCTTCTCGCCGGAGTACAACCCGATGTTCGGCGTCTCGACCCTCGGTGCGATAAAGAACTCCCTCCTCTTCGGTTTCACGACCGTTGTA
The Thermococcus sp. 21S9 DNA segment above includes these coding regions:
- a CDS encoding iron ABC transporter permease yields the protein MRFRPSYLLIAFPLAFLLLFFYLPMVHILKLGLWDNGPTPKFLSAVLGNSYHRWVIRFTIGQALASTVLTLIIGLPGAYIFAKYDFPGKRVIRAILTVPFVMPGIMVALGFILLFGKDGFIAHLLGRDPGIIYTWKAILLAHAFYNFPIVVRMVSSLWQRVNPHYEEMAKTLGARGFRLFWKVTLPLISPAIFASAMLTFVFCFLSFSIPLILGGYRYVTMEVDIFSTVMTLLDFRTGSALAVIQITLSAIFMYLYLRSLEAYSKREEQRVLQRPQKLGPRDFLSIRGLGVVLYSVLVFVFIVAPLLAIVYDSLLFNGHLSLENYRRVFSPEYNPMFGVSTLGAIKNSLLFGFTTVVISILVALPLAYLLNRWDFRGKRVLDVLVMLPLASSPVTVALGYIMVFQSTPLYYTFWIVAIAHSVIAYPFVFRSLSTGLAKIKRNLREAALTLGANEWKAFLKVELPLALGSLIVGAIFAFAMSIAELGATYMLAPPEYTTMSLAVYKFLGARHFGSASALSAILMVVSAVGFLIIEKVGEEVW